The stretch of DNA CCACGCCTTCCACTTCGAGAAGCTCATCAAGACGGGCTTCCATCAGTGCGTCCATTGATTTGAAGTGGCGTGCAAGAACCCGGGCCGAAGTCTCGCCTACGAAGCGGATGCCCAGGGCGAAGAGTACGCGCTCGAAGGGAACGGCGAGCGAGGCATGGATGCCGTTGACGATTTTCCGGGCCGACTTCTGACGCGATCCGTCGCCGTCGATCTGTTCGATGCGAATGTCGTAGAGGTCGGCGATGTTGTGAATGAGACCACGGCGGTAGTATTCGTCTACGGTTTCAGGACCGATGGAGTCGATATTCATGGCTCGACGGGCAATGAAGTGTTCGATTCTCCCTTTGATTTGCGGTGGACAACCCGAGTCGTTGGGACAGTAGTGGGCTGCTTCGCCATCGTAGCGTACCAGTTGTGCACCGCATTCAGGGCAACGGTCGACAAACTTAACGGGCTGAGCCGCGGCGTCGCGGCGGGTGAGATCTACGCCCACGATTTTAGGAATGATTTCGCCGCCTTTCTCGACATAAACGTAGTCGCCCAAGTGGAGGTCGAAGCTGCGGATGAAGTCTTCGTTGTTGAGTGTAGCGCGGCGCACAGTGGTTCCGGCCAGTAGTACTGCGTCCATGTTGGCTACGGGAGTGACGGCTCCGGTTCGGCCCACTTGGTAGGATACGTCATTGAGTCGGGTGCACACGCGTTCGGCTTTGAATTTATAGGCGATGGCCCAACGTGGACTTTTGGCCGTGAAACCCAGAGTGCGTTGCTGCCGGCCGCTGTTCACCTTGAGCACGATGCCATCGGTGGCCACGGGCAGATCGTGTCGTGCCGTTTCCCAGTGGGCGATGAAGCGGTAGATGTCTTCCAACGTATCTACCTTTTGCATACCCTCGCTGATAGGGAATCCCCACTGCCGAGCGGCCTGGAGATTTTCGTAATGACCATCGAAGGGCACCTCGTCGCCGAGCAGATAATAAAGGTAGGCGTCGAGATGCCGACGGGCCACGAGCCGCGAGTCGAGACTTTTGAGCGTGCCACTAGCGGCGTTGCGTGGATTGGCCAGGAGAGGTTCTTCAGCAGCCTGGCGTTCGATATTGATTTCTTCGAACACACTCCAGGGCATGAGCACTTCGCCACGTATCTCGAATTGGTGTGGATATCCCTTTCCGGGGAGCACCAGCGGGATGGTGCGGATAGTGCGGACGTTCGCCGTTACATCATCGCCGCGAGTACCGTCGCCGCGAGTCACGGCGCGCAGGAGTCGGCCTTCTTCGTAGGTGAGAGAGATGGAGAGACCATCGTATTTGAGTTCGCAGCACACCTCGAAAGGTTCGCCACCGAGGTCTCGTCGAATGTTCTCATACCAGCCTGCCACTTCCTCTTCATTGTAGGTGTTCGCTAGCGAGAGCATCGGATAACGGTGGGTCACCTGGGAGAAGCCTTCACTCAGATCGCTACCCACTCGTTGTGTGGGCGAGTTGGGGTCGAAGAGTTCAGGATGTCGGGCTTCGAGCTCCTGGAGTTGGTGCATGAGGCGGTCGAACTCTTCGTCAGTCACGTCCGACCGGTTCAGCACATAATACCGATAGTTGTAGTCGTGGAGCTGTGTTCGCAATTTTCTGATCTGCTCTTTTTCTTCCATATCGTTTGAGGATTTTCGCGCTTCCGTCGACATTGTCAACGGAAGCGCGAGTTTTTTTATTCTCTGAGAATGGTGTTTTGCTGAGGTTTACATCCTGCTGATAGAAAAAATGTGTGGGAGAGGGCTAATTGCCGAGCTGCATCGTCATTCGTCCGGTGGTCGAGATAGTGATAGAGACGATGTAATAGCTGGGCGAATCGGGGATACCGATGAAGACCTGATAGTGCACGCCGTCGCGGTCGATGCGGCGGAAGAGCATGTCGCTGAGGATGGCTTGCGAGAGGAAGGCAGCAGGAAGAATGGCTCGGAAGTCGGCTTTGCGGAAGTCACGCGAGAAGAGTCGCCTCGAACCGTTGAAGACAGCCAAGTGAATGATGTTGTCGTAATAGATATTTTCAACTTCGACACCCTCGTCGTTGAAGGTAGACTTCACCACTTTGTACGTCGTTGGGTTCACCTGCACGTAGCAGTGATAGCGATTCTCAGCCCATGTCACAACAGTGTCTCGCCTAAGAAGTCGGTTTTGGTTGAGGGCCCGGGCAGGCGAGTTTTCAAACTGGAATCTATCGTTAGGGTCTTCGCTCAAGGTGAGCGTCACCGTTTCGCCATTCTGATTTTTGAAGACGAAGAGGTGTGGGGCTTGCTTCACGATAGGATATTTCACGATGCCGACTCCGTGCATGGTCAGGGTATCTTTCACGATTTGGAAATATACGGCACGGCTCGTCGTGTCGGGATAGAAGATGGTGTCACCGCTCACTTTGAAAGCTACGCTCTCATCATCCGCGTTGATCCAAATGCCTTGCAACAGTTGCTTAGCCACCCGATCTTCTTCCTGCAACTCGGCCGGTTTCCTCCCTTTACCGTTGCAGGCTGCGAGGACGATGACCAGACCGAGAAACCCTATCTTGCTCTTGCTTATTGTCATTCCTACTGTTGTCAATTATCAATTGCTCATTCTCATGTTCGACCAATGCTGTGATATTCGAAACCGTAGCCCTCCAATTCTTTTTTTTCGAAGATGTTGCGCCCATCGATAAGGAGTCGTCGGTTCATCGACCGAGCAATCCGCTCCCAGTTGGGCAGCCGGAATTCGTTCCACTCGGTGAGCAAGAGTAAGGCATCGGCTTCGTTCACAGCATCGTAGAGGTCGGTAGCATAGAGGACAGAAGAGCCCAGTCGACGTCGACATTCGGGCATGGCTACGGGGTCGTATACCTTGATGCGACATCCGGCCTGCTGTAACAAAGCGATAGTGACCAGGGCAGCAGACTCGCGCATGTCGTCGGTTTCGGGCTTGAACGAGAGTCCCCACAGAGCCACCATCTTGCCTTGAAGACTCTCGCAAGCGAAAGCCGCAGAGAGCTTGCCAAACAAGACGTGTTTCTGCTGTTCGTTCACGCGGTCGACGGCTTTGAGAACTTCCATCGAATAGCCGTTGTCGTCGGCCGTTTTGATCAAAGCCTTCACATCCTTGGGAAAGCAACTTCCGCCATATCCGCAACCGGCATAAAGAAATTTCCGCCCGATACGCGTGTCGCTCCCAATGCCAGCGCGTACCATATTAACGTCTGCTCCCACCCGTTCGCACAAGTTGGCGATGTCGTTCATGAAAGAAATACGTGTGGCCAACATCGAGTTGGCTGCGTATTTCGTCATCTCGGCACTGGGGATGTCCATGAAAATCACTCGGAAGTTGTTGATGAGGAATGGTTTGTAGAGTCGGGTGAGTAATTCTTTGGCCCGTTCACTCTCCACACCCACCACGACACGGTCAGGACTCATGAAGTCTTTAATGGCATTTCCCTCTTTGAGAAACTCGGGATTGCTGGCCACGTCGAAGTTCACCTGCACCCCGCGGCGGTCGAGTTCGGCTTGTATCGTTTGCCGAACCCTCTCGGCCGTTCCCACCGGAACCGTACTCTTCGTCACCACAACGATGTATCTATCGAGATGTTCGCCAATGGTCTTCGCCACCTGCAAGACGTATCGAAGGTCGGCACTGCCGTCTTCGTCGGGCGGCGTTCCCACCGCCGAGAACACAATCTGCTGATCGTTGAGCTCCTCTTCCAGTGAGGTAGTGAAACGCAGACGGCCCGCCTTGACATTCTTTAGCACCAGTTCGTCGAGTCCCGGCTCGTAAATAGGAATTTCGCCCCGGCGCAGACGTTCGATTTTCTCTGCGTCGACATCTACACAAGTGACGCTTGCCCCGGTGTCGGCAAAGCAAGCACCCGACACCAATCCTACATATCCTGTTCCGACAATTGCAATATTCATCGTTTTCTTCTTCCGTTCATGATGCTCTATTCAAAAACTTCCGCCTCGCGCAAACAGCACGCCCGCAAGTCTTTCTCACTCATCACAATTTCCTTTTCGTCTATGTTCCAATCCACATTGATATCTTCATCCTTCCAAAGAATGCAGGCTTCGGCTTGTGGCGCATACGCATTATCCACTTTATATGTAAAGATGGCTTCATCGCTACGCACTAAAAAGCCGTGAGCAAAGCCGCGTGGAATGAATAGTTGCCGTTTGTTCTCATCGCTGAGTTCAACGGCCACATACTGTCCAAAAGTTTTCGAACTCCTGCGGAGGTCTACTGCCACATCGAGCACTCGCCCCTTGATGACGCGCACCAACTTAGCTTGAGCAAATTCGCCCTTCTGATAATGCAGTCCGCGCAAGACCCCGCGAGTCGATTTCGATTCGTTATCCTGCACAAAGTTCACCTTGCCCACATGTTCTTCAAACTCTTCCTTCTTCCACGCTTCAAAAAAATATCCGCGTGCATCGTTCAACACCTTGGGTTGAATGATGAACACCCCCTCAAGGTCTGTTTTGATATATTCCATCTTGCTGTGATTTTGATGCACAAAGATAGCATAAAACAAAGAAACGGCAAAAGAAAACAAACCTTTTCAACCACCGATGTAAAATCGTTTCCCCGTCTTCTCTCCCATCTCAATCAGATGTCTACCGACAGAGGGTGCCGAAAACGCCCGTTTCTTCTTCAAAGAAAAGAGTGCAGATGCCTTCTTCTCAGGAAACCATCTGCACTCTTCTGCAAAACAACTCGTCTTCTCTGTCATCGGGATTTACTGCATCAGCAGTTCCACCGGCGGTTATTTGTCGTCATAATGTCCTTCTGCGGCAACCACCAACACAATCACTTGATCGTCATCAATGCAATAGATAATACGATCATGGGCCGAGATGCGTCTTGAATACGTCATGTCATGATGTCCTTTCAAAGCCTCGGGATGTCCCGTTCCAGTGCGAGGATGTTCTTCCAACTCTTCAAGAACGGAATAAAATTTCTTATAAGAAATAGGGTTGGATTTCTTCCATTTCTTAAGTGTCCTTAAGACATCCTTTGAAAATTCTATGGCATATTTCATAGAGCATCCATCCACCTCTGTGCATCTTTAGCCGAAGCAAAACATAAAGTTTCACCATCCTGATGTTCTTTCCAGGCCTTATCGATTTTCTTTTGCAGTTCCGGTGTAACGTCCGCTTCGTCTTCCTCTACAGGCACAAGGGCATAAAGCTGATTTTTGCGGCGTATCACGACCCTTTCGCCGGCATCCACCCGATTGAAAGAGCTGGCCATTTTACTTCTGAAGTCTTTTATTGATAATGCATTCATAACCGTTTCTCCTTTATTATAATAGGTGCAAAGTTAGCTTTTCCTTTCATTTCTCCCAAAACGAACTTTTGATCCTCCTTCTGATTGAACGGAGTAAGCCCATAATTAGAACTGCCCGAAAATACTCCCGGGGCTTAACGTCGTTGGCTACGTCACCAATCCATCCTTATTTCCAAAATCTAAAAAGCGACGAACCGTTGAACTTGCGATAGAGCTTCCAGCCCAACACCATCGCATCAACGATTCCCGCACCGGTGTTCACCCAGTCGACAAGACGTTGAGATGGTGTATTGACAGCGACATCGTTGGGATGAAAAAGCCGATTCCACAGCTCTTTTATTTTCTTGTCCTCACTTTCGAGTTCCTCTTTCAGTGCGTTTTTTCTCACCCTTATCTGCGTCAGCGACCGGTAGGCGGGCACGTCCGACATCTTATTTTCCATCATTGTCATTCCATTAAGATACTGGCCAGAAATCTCACCACGGGTTTTTCTATCCATTGCGTTCTAAATGCGAAGATCAGCAGGAAGAGCACGAAGTAGAAAGCCGCTACAATGCAGAATCCCGCCACTACGCCCACACAAGGCTCCAAGGCATAAACCGCCGCAAAAGACCCGAAAATAATAATCATCAAGATAGACACCAACAGCACCAATGCCAAAGCAAGGACGGTGATGAGGCGTACAATCTTTTCAATTACATCGAGCTTCACATATTCCGTTTGAAGCCCGATGTAATTTTTGAGCACCTCTACGAGCTGCCCAATCGTTTCTACGTTGTTATCGGTAGAAAACATAACCGTCTCTATCCAACAACCGTTTCAGGGGCGGCCTCTTTGATGTCGTCGACAAGATCGCTCATTTCCTTACGGCTCAGTTTGATGTTGTGCCGTTTACAGAAGTCGTCCACCGCATCTGTAATCTTAGAACGCGTCTCTTCACCCTTTTCCGGAGCAACGAGCAGCCCGAGAGCCGCACCTGCAATGGCACCTCCAAGGAAGGCACCGATGTAACCTAATGCTTTCATTTTTCTTATTTTATTTGTTGATGATTGAAATATCGACCTCCGCCACAAGAAACTCTTGCTCCGAGCAGCGGTACTTTAGTCTGTAGCAAATGTAGTCAAAAGGAGGTAGTTGTGCAAAGTTTTTGCTGTCTTTTTTATGTTAAAAAGTGCGTATCGGTCTGAATTAACAAACTTTATGCGCTTCCGTTCCCCCTTTTTATCATATATTTTGTAATTTCGCCCATCCAACAAATGCCCCGATGGGGAGAGGAAGTGGGTTTCCAAAGCTGGTTGTAGGCAACACGCTCGTAACTCTTTGATTCATAGGAGTTCGGGAAAACGTATTGCAAAAGCTAAGGTTTTGAGGCGTAAAAGCTAAGCTTTTGACCTGCAAAAGCTAAGAAAATGGACCCCAAAAGCTAAGAGATGGAAAAGCTTATTTCCCATACCTCGCAAGAAGAGGATGGCAAAAGGCATTCCGCTCTCTCTTCTCTGCCATGAATGGGGATGATCAAATGAAATATGAAGTTTAATCCTAAAATGTGGACAATGATGAATAAGAGTGTGATTTTATGCGCCGGTTTGTGCGCAGCATTTGTTCTCTCAAGCTGTGGTTCAAGCAAGGAAAGTGCTTATAAAAAGGCCTACGAAAAGGCAAAAGCGCAAGAACAACAGGTGCAACCCGCCGAGGAAGTGCAGGCTTATGCACCGGTTGTGGCACCGGTGGTAGAAACACCTGTAACGCAAACAACGGTGGTCGACAACGTAGATAATGCCACTGTGCGTCAGGAAAGCGTGACGGTGGTCAATGGTTCGGGTATTAAAGACTACAGTGTAGTGGTGGGCTCGTTCTCGATTCGTGCCAATGCCGAGGGATTATTCAACACCTTGAAGGCTGCCGGCTACAATGCCCAGGTGGCTTATAACTCCGAACGCGGCATGTATCGCGTCATCGCATCTACCTTTGCTTCGAAGGCCGATGCTGTTAACTCCAGAAACCAGTTCCGTTCTACCTATCCCGACGCTTGGTTGCTTTTCAAAAAGTAAGCAGCACAGTGGCAAGGATTCTATCCATAGACTACGGAAAGAAAAGAACAGGGATCGCTGTTACCGACCCGTTGCAGATCATCTGTAACGGATTGGTAACAGTTTCTTCGTCTACATTGGTGAACTTTTTGTTGGAATATCTTCAAAAAGAAGAAGTAGAACTCATCGTCCTAGGCGACCCGCGACAACCCAATGGCCGCCCAAGCGAGAACTACGAACGCGTGCATCAGTTTGCTGCACGTTGGAAAAAGGCCTGTCCGTCTGTTCCCATCGTGTTCTACGACGAGCGTTTCACCTCTGTGCTGGCTCATCGGGCCATGATCGACGGCGGACTGAAGAAGATGGCGCGCCGCGATAAGGCCTTGGTAGATGAGATAAGTGCCACGATCATTCTGCAAAGTTATTTGGAATCAAAGAGAAAAAGATGATTTTACCTATTTACATATATGGTCAGCCGGTGCTCAGAAAAGAGGCGCAAGACATCCCTCTCGACTATCCCGGACTGCAAGAGTTGATACAAAACATGCTGGAAACGATGGATGCCAGCGATGGAATCGGACTGGCGGCCCCGCAGATAGGCCTCGACATCCGTCTGTTAGTGATCGATCTCAATGCCTTGTCCGACACCTACCCCGTCTATGCAGGCTTCCGGCGGGCTTTTATCAATGCGCACATCGTTGAAGTGGACGAGTCTTCAGAGAAGGAAACCCTGGAAGAGGGTTGTCTTTCTTTGCCGGGCATTCACGAACGCGTAACACGCCACACTCGCATCCGGGTGCAATACGTAGACGAAGCTTTTCAAACACATGACGAATGGGTGGAGGGCTACCTTGCACGCGTGCTGCAACACGAGATCGATCACCTCGACGGCCGACTCTTTATCGACCATCTCTCGCCTTTCCGCAGGCAAATCCTTCGCAATAAGCTCAAAGCCCTTTTGCAGGGAAGATTCCAATGCAGATACAGAACCAAGAAATAAACTTTCTTTTTTTGCTGCTCAGAAAGTGCGTTTTGTCTTTCCTCTTCGCTAAGAGTTCCGTGGCGGCGACGCTTTGAGCAGGTTTGCATGGCTCATTTGTCTGAACAAAAGCCCTCGGTTCATCTGCCAATGCCACCAGAGTAGAAGGTTCTATCGCAACGTCTTTCAGTCTTTAACTCTTTCACCTCTCAACGCTTCAG from Prevotella sp. oral taxon 475 encodes:
- the ligA gene encoding NAD-dependent DNA ligase LigA, which codes for MEEKEQIRKLRTQLHDYNYRYYVLNRSDVTDEEFDRLMHQLQELEARHPELFDPNSPTQRVGSDLSEGFSQVTHRYPMLSLANTYNEEEVAGWYENIRRDLGGEPFEVCCELKYDGLSISLTYEEGRLLRAVTRGDGTRGDDVTANVRTIRTIPLVLPGKGYPHQFEIRGEVLMPWSVFEEINIERQAAEEPLLANPRNAASGTLKSLDSRLVARRHLDAYLYYLLGDEVPFDGHYENLQAARQWGFPISEGMQKVDTLEDIYRFIAHWETARHDLPVATDGIVLKVNSGRQQRTLGFTAKSPRWAIAYKFKAERVCTRLNDVSYQVGRTGAVTPVANMDAVLLAGTTVRRATLNNEDFIRSFDLHLGDYVYVEKGGEIIPKIVGVDLTRRDAAAQPVKFVDRCPECGAQLVRYDGEAAHYCPNDSGCPPQIKGRIEHFIARRAMNIDSIGPETVDEYYRRGLIHNIADLYDIRIEQIDGDGSRQKSARKIVNGIHASLAVPFERVLFALGIRFVGETSARVLARHFKSMDALMEARLDELLEVEGVGRVIAESIIRYFRNPDNRTIVERLRGYGLQMALATSWQQGLTHRLEGQNIVISGVFEHYNRDQYKALIEQHGGKNVGSISSKTSFILAGANMGPAKLQKAEQLGIKVMSEDEFLRLIND
- a CDS encoding DUF4738 domain-containing protein, with the protein product MTISKSKIGFLGLVIVLAACNGKGRKPAELQEEDRVAKQLLQGIWINADDESVAFKVSGDTIFYPDTTSRAVYFQIVKDTLTMHGVGIVKYPIVKQAPHLFVFKNQNGETVTLTLSEDPNDRFQFENSPARALNQNRLLRRDTVVTWAENRYHCYVQVNPTTYKVVKSTFNDEGVEVENIYYDNIIHLAVFNGSRRLFSRDFRKADFRAILPAAFLSQAILSDMLFRRIDRDGVHYQVFIGIPDSPSYYIVSITISTTGRMTMQLGN
- a CDS encoding UDP-glucose/GDP-mannose dehydrogenase family protein, coding for MNIAIVGTGYVGLVSGACFADTGASVTCVDVDAEKIERLRRGEIPIYEPGLDELVLKNVKAGRLRFTTSLEEELNDQQIVFSAVGTPPDEDGSADLRYVLQVAKTIGEHLDRYIVVVTKSTVPVGTAERVRQTIQAELDRRGVQVNFDVASNPEFLKEGNAIKDFMSPDRVVVGVESERAKELLTRLYKPFLINNFRVIFMDIPSAEMTKYAANSMLATRISFMNDIANLCERVGADVNMVRAGIGSDTRIGRKFLYAGCGYGGSCFPKDVKALIKTADDNGYSMEVLKAVDRVNEQQKHVLFGKLSAAFACESLQGKMVALWGLSFKPETDDMRESAALVTIALLQQAGCRIKVYDPVAMPECRRRLGSSVLYATDLYDAVNEADALLLLTEWNEFRLPNWERIARSMNRRLLIDGRNIFEKKELEGYGFEYHSIGRT
- the rfbC gene encoding dTDP-4-dehydrorhamnose 3,5-epimerase, with product MEYIKTDLEGVFIIQPKVLNDARGYFFEAWKKEEFEEHVGKVNFVQDNESKSTRGVLRGLHYQKGEFAQAKLVRVIKGRVLDVAVDLRRSSKTFGQYVAVELSDENKRQLFIPRGFAHGFLVRSDEAIFTYKVDNAYAPQAEACILWKDEDINVDWNIDEKEIVMSEKDLRACCLREAEVFE
- a CDS encoding Txe/YoeB family addiction module toxin, translating into MKYAIEFSKDVLRTLKKWKKSNPISYKKFYSVLEELEEHPRTGTGHPEALKGHHDMTYSRRISAHDRIIYCIDDDQVIVLVVAAEGHYDDK
- a CDS encoding phage holin family protein, with translation MFSTDNNVETIGQLVEVLKNYIGLQTEYVKLDVIEKIVRLITVLALALVLLVSILMIIIFGSFAAVYALEPCVGVVAGFCIVAAFYFVLFLLIFAFRTQWIEKPVVRFLASILME
- a CDS encoding YtxH domain-containing protein, whose amino-acid sequence is MKALGYIGAFLGGAIAGAALGLLVAPEKGEETRSKITDAVDDFCKRHNIKLSRKEMSDLVDDIKEAAPETVVG
- a CDS encoding SPOR domain-containing protein encodes the protein MNKSVILCAGLCAAFVLSSCGSSKESAYKKAYEKAKAQEQQVQPAEEVQAYAPVVAPVVETPVTQTTVVDNVDNATVRQESVTVVNGSGIKDYSVVVGSFSIRANAEGLFNTLKAAGYNAQVAYNSERGMYRVIASTFASKADAVNSRNQFRSTYPDAWLLFKK
- the ruvX gene encoding Holliday junction resolvase RuvX, translating into MARILSIDYGKKRTGIAVTDPLQIICNGLVTVSSSTLVNFLLEYLQKEEVELIVLGDPRQPNGRPSENYERVHQFAARWKKACPSVPIVFYDERFTSVLAHRAMIDGGLKKMARRDKALVDEISATIILQSYLESKRKR
- the def gene encoding peptide deformylase, giving the protein MILPIYIYGQPVLRKEAQDIPLDYPGLQELIQNMLETMDASDGIGLAAPQIGLDIRLLVIDLNALSDTYPVYAGFRRAFINAHIVEVDESSEKETLEEGCLSLPGIHERVTRHTRIRVQYVDEAFQTHDEWVEGYLARVLQHEIDHLDGRLFIDHLSPFRRQILRNKLKALLQGRFQCRYRTKK